From Variovorax sp. J2L1-78, the proteins below share one genomic window:
- a CDS encoding ABC transporter permease translates to MKPVLVNGTHGAVTPVRYDGGRLARAAGFAREVARNRPALVGLVLMLLVVATATVGRWFFPGDPWDMAGAPMLWPGEDAEHPLGTDFMGRDLATGLVSGAGVSLLIGLVGTFISAFVGITIGALAGYYRGRVDAVLLRVIEVFQTVPSFVLAVVLVALFKPSVATVVFAIGIVSWPPTARLVRSQFLQLREREFVLAGRTAGMSHARLILTQILPNALPPVIVVSTLAVAHAIQTEAALAFLGLGDPNVMSWGTIIGSGREQVTDAWYICGLPGLAIVVTVLAFNLLGEGLNDAMNPHLRRR, encoded by the coding sequence ATGAAGCCGGTCCTGGTGAATGGCACGCACGGCGCCGTGACGCCCGTCCGCTACGACGGCGGTCGCCTCGCGCGCGCGGCAGGCTTCGCCCGCGAGGTCGCACGCAACCGTCCGGCGCTGGTCGGGCTGGTGCTCATGCTGCTCGTGGTCGCGACCGCGACGGTCGGCCGCTGGTTCTTTCCCGGCGACCCGTGGGACATGGCCGGTGCGCCGATGCTGTGGCCCGGCGAGGACGCCGAGCATCCGCTGGGCACCGACTTCATGGGCCGCGACCTGGCGACCGGGCTGGTGTCGGGCGCCGGCGTCTCGCTGCTGATCGGGCTGGTCGGCACCTTCATCTCGGCCTTCGTCGGCATCACCATCGGCGCGCTGGCCGGCTACTACCGGGGCCGGGTCGACGCGGTGCTGCTGCGCGTGATCGAGGTGTTCCAGACCGTGCCGAGCTTCGTGCTGGCCGTTGTGCTGGTCGCGCTCTTCAAGCCGTCGGTGGCGACCGTGGTGTTCGCCATCGGCATCGTGTCGTGGCCGCCCACCGCGCGGCTGGTGCGCTCGCAGTTCCTGCAGCTGCGCGAGCGCGAGTTCGTGTTGGCCGGGCGCACCGCGGGCATGAGCCATGCGCGGCTGATCCTCACGCAGATCCTGCCGAACGCACTGCCGCCGGTGATCGTGGTGTCGACCCTGGCCGTGGCGCATGCGATCCAGACCGAAGCGGCACTGGCCTTCCTCGGCCTGGGCGACCCCAACGTGATGAGCTGGGGCACCATCATCGGCAGCGGCCGCGAGCAGGTCACCGATGCCTGGTACATCTGCGGCCTGCCGGGCCTGGCGATCGTCGTCACGGTGCTGGCCTTCAATCTGCTGGGCGAAGGGCTGAACGACGCCATGAACCCGCACCTGCGGCGGAGGTAG
- a CDS encoding ABC transporter permease, producing the protein MSRRTASPLWGFLKKRLLQVLPVVFGIALLNFLILQVAPGDVVDVMAGEAGAATPEYMAQLRASFGLDQPLYLQLGHYLWNIATLDLGFSFRQNMPVFDLVVDRLPATLLLMVAAIVIALVLGVTLGVLSALKVHTWVDNLASLFVLAAYAMPTFWLGLMAIVLFSARLGWLPSGGMVDISANHTGFAWVVDVARHAVLPAVTLATFYLAVYAKLVRSAMLELYGADFIRTARAKGAGETRITLVHTLRNALLPLVTMLGFQIASLLSGAVLVESVFSWPGLGRLAFEAILARDFNLLLGILLLSSILVTLINILVDVLYAWLDPRVQLASAGAHA; encoded by the coding sequence ATGAGCCGGCGCACGGCGTCCCCGCTCTGGGGCTTCCTCAAGAAGCGGCTGCTGCAGGTGCTGCCGGTGGTGTTCGGCATCGCGCTGCTCAACTTCCTGATCCTGCAGGTCGCGCCGGGCGACGTGGTCGACGTGATGGCCGGGGAGGCCGGCGCCGCCACGCCCGAGTACATGGCGCAGCTGCGCGCGAGCTTCGGGCTCGATCAGCCGCTGTACCTGCAGTTGGGCCACTACCTCTGGAACATCGCCACGCTCGACCTCGGCTTCTCGTTCCGCCAGAACATGCCGGTGTTTGACCTGGTGGTCGACCGGCTGCCGGCCACGCTGCTGCTGATGGTCGCGGCCATCGTCATCGCGCTGGTGCTCGGCGTCACGCTGGGCGTGCTGTCGGCCTTGAAGGTGCACACCTGGGTCGACAACCTCGCCTCGCTCTTCGTGCTGGCCGCGTATGCGATGCCGACTTTCTGGCTCGGGCTGATGGCGATCGTGCTGTTCTCGGCGCGGCTGGGCTGGCTGCCTTCTGGCGGCATGGTGGACATCAGCGCGAACCACACCGGCTTCGCCTGGGTGGTCGACGTCGCACGCCATGCGGTGCTGCCGGCGGTGACGCTCGCGACCTTCTACCTGGCGGTCTACGCCAAGCTGGTGCGCAGCGCGATGCTGGAGTTGTACGGCGCCGACTTCATCCGAACCGCCCGCGCCAAGGGCGCTGGCGAGACGCGCATCACGCTCGTGCACACGCTGCGCAACGCCTTGCTGCCGCTGGTGACCATGCTGGGCTTCCAGATCGCGTCGCTGCTGAGCGGCGCGGTGCTGGTCGAGTCGGTCTTCAGCTGGCCGGGGCTCGGCCGCCTGGCCTTCGAGGCGATCCTGGCGCGCGACTTCAACCTGCTGCTGGGGATCCTGCTGCTGAGTTCGATCCTCGTGACGCTCATCAACATCCTCGTGGACGTGCTCTACGCCTGGCTCGACCCGCGCGTGCAGCTCGCATCCGCCGGAGCACACGCATGA
- a CDS encoding ABC transporter substrate-binding protein, with translation MHSNRRHFIHSTATLGAIALADSLFALSAFAQTTGTKPVRGGILNVAVSPEPTLLTSAFITTMNIGQVSSKVLEGLVSYDLKLQPVPELATSWEVAPDGLTVTFHLRKGVKWHDGKDFSAADVKYTLLEVWKPLHPFGRAAFANVTAVDTPDPHTVIVRLSSPAPYLLNYINTYGAQVLPKHLYEGTDVLKNPANNAPVGTGPFVFKEWVKGSHVRLERNPNYWGRGPGGEQQPYLDGVVFKFIPDAAARTVALEAGELDVALGSSIPLSNLNKFSDKAKYTINLDDGRYLATIFLTQFNVRRPALSDKRVRQAFAHAVDRNALLKVVFLGYGKPATGPVPSSVVNYYSPETRQYPYDLKKAAALLDEAGLKPGKDGKRLKITLDFDAGGGVTATRPAEFIKQSLARVGVDVELRGGDTATYLRRIFNDQDYDLMISSLHRLPDPTLGVQRLFWTQNIVKGAPWTNGSGYSNPALDRIMEAAGGEADVAKRKALIKEWQQIVQEDLPVLDLVEQTWVTVSTARLHKQVLQGDGLFASYGDAWLDAKK, from the coding sequence ATGCATTCGAACCGACGACACTTCATCCATTCCACGGCCACGCTGGGCGCCATCGCGCTGGCCGACAGCCTGTTCGCCCTTTCGGCCTTCGCGCAGACCACCGGCACGAAGCCGGTGCGCGGCGGCATCCTCAACGTCGCGGTCTCGCCCGAGCCGACGCTGCTGACCTCGGCCTTCATCACCACGATGAACATCGGCCAGGTGTCGAGCAAGGTGCTCGAAGGGCTGGTGAGCTACGACCTGAAGTTGCAGCCGGTGCCCGAGCTCGCGACCTCGTGGGAGGTCGCGCCCGACGGGCTGACCGTGACCTTCCATCTGCGCAAGGGCGTGAAGTGGCACGATGGCAAGGACTTCTCCGCGGCCGACGTGAAGTACACGCTGCTGGAGGTGTGGAAACCGCTGCATCCCTTCGGCCGCGCCGCCTTCGCCAACGTGACCGCCGTCGACACGCCCGACCCGCACACGGTGATCGTGCGCCTGTCGTCGCCCGCGCCGTACCTGCTCAACTACATCAACACCTACGGTGCGCAGGTGCTGCCGAAGCACCTCTACGAAGGCACCGACGTGCTGAAGAACCCGGCGAACAACGCGCCGGTGGGCACCGGCCCCTTCGTCTTCAAGGAATGGGTCAAGGGCAGCCACGTGCGGCTGGAGCGCAACCCGAACTACTGGGGCCGTGGGCCGGGCGGCGAGCAGCAGCCCTACCTCGACGGCGTGGTGTTCAAGTTCATTCCCGACGCGGCCGCGCGCACTGTGGCGCTGGAGGCCGGCGAGCTCGACGTGGCGCTCGGCTCGAGCATCCCGTTGTCGAACCTCAACAAGTTCAGCGACAAGGCGAAGTACACGATCAACCTGGACGACGGCCGCTACCTCGCGACCATCTTCCTCACCCAGTTCAACGTGCGCCGGCCGGCCCTGTCGGACAAGCGCGTGCGCCAGGCCTTCGCGCATGCCGTCGACCGCAATGCGCTGCTCAAGGTGGTGTTCCTCGGCTACGGCAAGCCGGCGACCGGCCCGGTGCCGTCGTCGGTCGTCAACTACTACTCGCCCGAAACGCGCCAGTACCCCTACGACCTCAAGAAGGCGGCGGCGCTGCTGGACGAGGCGGGATTGAAGCCGGGCAAGGATGGCAAGCGGCTGAAGATCACGCTGGACTTCGACGCCGGCGGCGGCGTCACGGCGACGCGCCCGGCGGAATTCATCAAGCAGTCGCTGGCGCGCGTGGGCGTCGACGTGGAACTGCGCGGGGGCGACACTGCCACCTACCTGCGCCGCATCTTCAACGACCAGGACTACGACCTGATGATCTCCAGCCTGCACCGCCTGCCCGACCCGACGCTGGGCGTACAGCGGCTGTTCTGGACCCAAAACATCGTCAAGGGCGCGCCGTGGACCAACGGCTCGGGCTATTCCAACCCCGCGCTCGACCGCATCATGGAAGCCGCCGGCGGCGAGGCCGACGTGGCCAAGCGCAAGGCGCTCATCAAGGAATGGCAGCAGATCGTGCAGGAAGACCTGCCGGTGCTCGACCTGGTTGAGCAGACTTGGGTCACGGTGTCGACCGCGCGCCTGCACAAGCAGGTGCTGCAGGGCGACGGCCTCTTCGCGTCGTACGGCGACGCCTGGCTCGACGCGAAGAAATGA
- a CDS encoding ABC transporter substrate-binding protein has protein sequence MSTEISTAMVSSLNRRLLLQGSLAAATLPMLGTGHAQQPQSASPQRGGALVISLAPEPQIITAAFLTTMQVTMIAGKISEGLVWFDDKLQPQPELAESWAFAPDGLSLTLRLRRGVKWHDGHDFTSADVAFSLLNVWQKIHPGGRLAYASVQAVDTPDAHTAILRLSRPTPYLLSFLNVYGAQVVPKHLYEGTDLLKNPANTAPIGTGPFRFKEWVRGSHIALERNPNYWRPGLPYLDGVVFKFIPDAAARSVALASGEVQVALASNIPVSNLKQFSDKKKFAINTTDGSYLASIQLATVNVRKPALADKRVRQALMYALDREALLRVVFGGYGKVASSSIPSTVPAFHSAKGRQYRHDPKQAEALLDAAGLPRKADGKRLKLTLDYGSGSLEATRTAEFMKQYYGRVGVDLELRASDAGVYIRRVFGDADYDLFLTSLHNLPDPSLGVQRWYWSKNIAKGVPWTNGAGYVNPELDRVMEAAAVELDPAKRRSLVDEWQAIVQEEVPILDLIELDWTTVSSSRYRKVRAQGDGLYASLADAYLLSAD, from the coding sequence ATGTCCACGGAGATTTCGACCGCCATGGTGTCCTCATTGAATCGGCGTCTGTTGCTGCAGGGCAGCCTCGCTGCTGCCACCTTGCCCATGCTCGGCACGGGCCACGCGCAGCAGCCGCAGTCGGCGTCGCCACAACGCGGCGGCGCCTTGGTGATCTCGCTGGCGCCGGAGCCGCAGATCATCACCGCCGCCTTCCTCACGACCATGCAGGTCACGATGATCGCGGGCAAGATCAGCGAGGGCCTGGTGTGGTTCGACGACAAGCTGCAGCCGCAACCCGAGCTGGCCGAGTCGTGGGCCTTCGCGCCGGACGGCCTGTCGCTCACGCTGCGCCTGCGCCGCGGCGTGAAGTGGCACGACGGGCACGACTTCACCTCGGCCGACGTGGCCTTCTCGCTGCTCAACGTGTGGCAGAAGATTCACCCCGGCGGCCGGTTGGCCTACGCGTCGGTGCAGGCGGTCGATACGCCCGACGCGCACACCGCCATCCTGCGGCTGTCGCGGCCGACGCCCTACCTGCTGAGCTTCCTGAACGTGTACGGCGCGCAGGTCGTGCCCAAGCACCTCTACGAAGGCACCGACCTCCTCAAGAACCCCGCGAACACGGCGCCCATCGGCACCGGCCCGTTCCGCTTCAAGGAATGGGTGCGCGGCAGTCACATCGCACTGGAGCGCAACCCGAACTACTGGCGCCCCGGGCTGCCGTACCTCGACGGCGTGGTGTTCAAGTTCATCCCCGATGCCGCCGCGCGCTCGGTCGCGCTGGCCAGCGGCGAGGTGCAGGTGGCGCTGGCCTCGAACATCCCGGTGTCGAACCTCAAGCAGTTCTCGGACAAGAAGAAGTTCGCCATCAACACGACCGACGGCAGCTACCTCGCATCGATCCAGCTGGCCACGGTCAACGTGCGCAAGCCCGCGCTGGCCGACAAGCGGGTGCGGCAGGCGCTCATGTATGCGCTGGACCGCGAGGCGTTGCTGCGCGTGGTGTTCGGTGGCTACGGCAAGGTCGCGAGCAGTTCGATCCCGTCGACGGTGCCGGCCTTCCACAGCGCCAAGGGCCGCCAGTACAGGCACGACCCGAAGCAGGCCGAGGCGCTGCTCGACGCCGCCGGCCTCCCGCGCAAGGCGGACGGCAAGCGGCTGAAGCTGACGCTCGACTACGGCAGCGGCTCGCTCGAAGCCACGCGGACTGCCGAGTTCATGAAGCAGTACTACGGCCGGGTGGGTGTCGACCTCGAACTGCGCGCGTCCGACGCCGGCGTCTACATACGCCGCGTGTTCGGCGATGCCGACTACGACTTGTTCCTCACCAGCCTGCACAACCTGCCGGACCCCAGCCTGGGCGTGCAGCGCTGGTACTGGAGCAAGAACATCGCCAAGGGCGTGCCGTGGACCAACGGCGCCGGCTACGTCAACCCCGAACTCGACCGGGTGATGGAAGCGGCTGCCGTCGAGCTCGACCCGGCCAAACGCCGCAGCCTCGTCGACGAATGGCAGGCCATCGTGCAGGAAGAGGTACCGATCCTCGACCTGATCGAGCTCGACTGGACCACCGTCTCCAGCAGCCGCTACCGCAAGGTGCGGGCACAGGGCGACGGACTCTATGCCTCGCTGGCCGACGCCTATCTCCTGTCGGCCGACTGA
- a CDS encoding MetQ/NlpA family ABC transporter substrate-binding protein produces the protein MRFLSSRPPSSRRPSRLALALVSWLVAGAAQAADLSVGFMPGPYRDAFAKGIEPLLKQQGYTVKYVEFSQGVQPNDAVERGQIDANIFQHTLYLEATNQRQGFNLVPIVNVPTPPMGLYSQRYKSLAAVPDGATVTLPSDPVNATRALNLLAALGWLQLKPNVNPLSVSERDVTANPKRLKLVPIEAAQAPRSLADADVVAVQGNFAVASGLKLTDALKLEDMTQPYVNVVAVKRGNENAPFAKDIVRAYQSAEFQAFFKANPVWAGYRLPDYFGK, from the coding sequence TTGCGCTTCCTTTCGTCCCGCCCTCCTTCCAGCCGCCGGCCTTCGCGCCTGGCACTCGCCCTCGTCTCGTGGCTGGTCGCCGGCGCGGCGCAGGCGGCAGACCTCAGCGTCGGCTTCATGCCCGGGCCCTACCGCGATGCGTTTGCGAAGGGCATCGAGCCGCTGCTCAAGCAGCAGGGCTACACGGTCAAGTACGTCGAGTTCAGCCAGGGCGTGCAGCCCAACGATGCGGTCGAGCGCGGCCAGATCGACGCCAACATCTTTCAGCACACGCTCTACCTGGAAGCGACCAACCAACGACAGGGCTTCAACCTGGTGCCGATCGTGAACGTGCCGACGCCGCCGATGGGCCTCTATTCGCAGCGCTACAAGTCGCTCGCCGCCGTGCCCGACGGCGCCACCGTCACGCTGCCGTCGGACCCGGTGAACGCGACGCGCGCGCTCAACCTCCTGGCGGCCCTCGGCTGGCTGCAGCTCAAGCCGAACGTGAATCCGTTGAGCGTGTCGGAGCGCGACGTGACCGCCAACCCGAAGCGCCTGAAGCTGGTCCCGATCGAGGCCGCACAGGCACCGCGCTCGCTGGCCGACGCCGACGTGGTCGCGGTGCAGGGCAACTTCGCGGTGGCCTCGGGCCTCAAGCTGACCGATGCGCTCAAGCTGGAAGACATGACGCAGCCCTACGTCAACGTGGTCGCCGTCAAGCGCGGCAACGAGAACGCGCCCTTCGCCAAGGACATCGTGCGGGCGTACCAGTCGGCCGAGTTCCAGGCCTTCTTCAAGGCCAACCCGGTGTGGGCCGGCTACCGGCTGCCGGACTACTTCGGCAAGTAG
- a CDS encoding MFS transporter, translating into MRAMSSSRPPASPASITAADRDSRHAAIALGATLPGDTVLYLLLPMYGAAFGVTLAEVGLLLAANRLVRIAGYGWVARFYARHGDRPTCTLAVVAAAFCALGYATLSGFWALLPLRLVWGLCFAALNLATQALATAEPVGAALRSGRSRAFIALGPVLALPAGAVLAQAAGPRPIFVLLALVALGGLFATRRLPSVPHPTLGPSRPRPRRPNALDTWSFLEGFTLDGLFIIGLSFLGKDLLPGSAVVAAGVLLAMRYGAEIVLSPVGGRMAQRWGAERLLVVLSLITAVALLGFGTGWLWSCAAAIVVLRALQLPLLAPIVAHRHPGSGRVQALAARSVWRDIGAGTGPLVAGLVLPVVSSLWVYGAAALLLALAALACGRGAPSAASAR; encoded by the coding sequence ATGCGTGCCATGTCATCGTCCCGGCCTCCTGCCTCTCCCGCATCCATCACGGCCGCCGATCGCGATTCAAGGCACGCCGCCATCGCCCTGGGCGCCACGCTCCCCGGCGACACGGTGCTCTATCTCCTGCTGCCGATGTACGGCGCGGCTTTCGGCGTCACGCTGGCGGAAGTCGGACTGCTGCTCGCGGCCAATCGGCTGGTGCGCATCGCCGGCTATGGCTGGGTGGCGCGTTTCTATGCCCGTCACGGCGACCGGCCGACCTGCACCCTGGCCGTGGTCGCCGCCGCCTTCTGCGCACTCGGCTACGCCACGCTCTCGGGCTTCTGGGCCTTGTTGCCCCTGCGGCTCGTGTGGGGCCTGTGCTTCGCGGCGCTCAACCTGGCCACGCAGGCACTCGCGACGGCCGAGCCGGTGGGGGCCGCGCTGCGTTCGGGCCGCTCGCGCGCCTTCATCGCCCTCGGGCCCGTGCTCGCCTTGCCTGCCGGGGCGGTGCTCGCCCAAGCCGCGGGGCCGCGGCCGATCTTTGTCCTGCTGGCCCTCGTCGCGCTGGGCGGCCTGTTCGCCACGCGCCGGCTGCCCAGCGTGCCGCACCCGACGCTCGGGCCGTCGCGCCCGCGTCCGCGTCGCCCCAACGCGCTGGACACATGGTCCTTTCTCGAGGGCTTCACGCTCGACGGCCTGTTCATCATCGGTCTGTCCTTCCTCGGCAAGGACCTGCTGCCCGGCAGCGCGGTCGTCGCGGCCGGCGTGCTGCTCGCAATGCGCTATGGCGCAGAGATCGTGCTGAGCCCGGTGGGCGGCCGCATGGCGCAGCGTTGGGGCGCGGAGCGGCTGCTCGTCGTGCTGTCGTTGATCACCGCGGTCGCGCTGCTGGGTTTCGGTACCGGGTGGCTCTGGAGCTGCGCTGCAGCGATCGTCGTGCTGCGCGCCCTGCAACTGCCGCTGCTCGCCCCCATCGTGGCGCATCGCCATCCGGGCTCCGGCCGCGTGCAGGCGCTGGCCGCACGCTCGGTGTGGCGCGACATCGGCGCCGGCACCGGCCCACTGGTGGCCGGGCTGGTGCTGCCGGTGGTGTCGTCGCTGTGGGTGTACGGCGCGGCCGCGTTGCTGTTGGCGCTGGCGGCGCTGGCCTGCGGGCGCGGGGCGCCATCCGCGGCGTCCGCGCGATGA
- a CDS encoding LysR substrate-binding domain-containing protein: protein MPPPLPPLHAVRAFVVAARHQSFTRAAVELHVTHGAVSRQVKALETHLGVPLFERLTRQVVLTADGQAFFADAAAALAQIGAAATALRARAPARAVRINVRPSFAVRWLIPRLPAFVAQYPGIEPQVVTSTAVPSKAVDGFDVAIRRGLQGWPPSIQVKPFLDDEVQVVGAPALFNTQGVDAPTALAAHVLLSARTRKSDWDDWQRAAGLVRLKPAGRLQFDHLHLVLQAALDGLGVAMGPTSLVAQDLAQGRLLSPLPHLRMPLERYYYGLALDARPEAQFFTDWLEDTRRAGP, encoded by the coding sequence ATGCCGCCACCCCTCCCCCCGCTCCACGCCGTGCGCGCCTTCGTGGTCGCGGCGCGCCACCAGAGCTTCACGCGGGCGGCGGTGGAACTGCACGTGACGCACGGCGCGGTGAGCCGGCAGGTCAAGGCGCTGGAAACCCACCTGGGCGTGCCGCTGTTCGAACGGCTCACGCGGCAGGTCGTGCTCACGGCGGACGGCCAGGCCTTCTTCGCCGACGCGGCGGCGGCGCTGGCGCAGATCGGCGCCGCGGCGACCGCGCTCAGGGCGCGCGCGCCGGCACGCGCGGTGCGCATCAATGTGCGGCCCTCGTTCGCGGTGCGCTGGCTGATTCCGCGCCTTCCGGCCTTCGTTGCCCAGTACCCGGGCATCGAACCGCAGGTCGTGACCAGCACCGCCGTGCCGTCCAAAGCGGTCGACGGGTTCGACGTGGCCATCCGGCGCGGGCTCCAGGGCTGGCCGCCCTCGATCCAGGTCAAGCCCTTCCTGGACGACGAGGTGCAGGTGGTCGGCGCACCCGCTCTGTTCAACACGCAGGGTGTGGACGCGCCGACTGCGCTGGCGGCGCACGTGCTGCTGTCGGCCCGCACCCGCAAGAGCGACTGGGACGACTGGCAGCGCGCGGCCGGCCTCGTGCGCCTCAAGCCTGCCGGGCGGCTGCAGTTCGATCATCTGCACCTCGTGCTGCAGGCCGCGCTCGACGGCCTGGGGGTGGCGATGGGGCCGACCTCCCTGGTCGCACAGGATCTGGCCCAGGGTCGCCTGCTGTCGCCGCTGCCGCACCTGCGGATGCCGCTGGAACGCTACTACTACGGGCTCGCGCTGGACGCCAGGCCCGAGGCGCAGTTCTTCACCGACTGGCTGGAAGACACGCGGCGTGCCGGCCCCTGA
- a CDS encoding adenylate/guanylate cyclase domain-containing protein, which yields MGANSTVVFADLTGSTRVFEAMGNARATDTVTRLTQWIGGVCEAHGGRVVKMLGDGVLAIFPAGDIATAAVLELQRNHQKRLQAWPAALRMDLQIGVASGDVLEVDGDCYGDAVNLASRLSDLAGPGQIWVTESVVEQLKEGEVRHRNLGPITIRGKNETPIVHRIDWQEEMSEFLTMPATLAQTNRAVDSSFGQIELSWLDVRALFSAADLPIHLGRVDEAQFVVNDPRVSRLHARIEARQGSCVLVDVSTYGTWVRFHGSAGVSGEIALRRDECVLHGSGEIGLGAPLSDFSAPTITFNTTGGELVLGRRDAR from the coding sequence ATGGGCGCCAATTCAACGGTCGTTTTCGCGGACTTGACGGGAAGCACTCGGGTTTTCGAGGCCATGGGCAATGCGCGCGCGACGGACACCGTCACGCGCCTGACCCAGTGGATCGGCGGCGTGTGCGAGGCGCACGGTGGCCGGGTCGTCAAGATGCTGGGCGACGGCGTCCTGGCGATTTTTCCGGCGGGTGACATCGCCACGGCCGCCGTTCTCGAATTGCAGCGCAACCACCAGAAGCGCCTCCAGGCCTGGCCCGCGGCCTTGCGCATGGATCTTCAGATCGGCGTGGCCAGCGGCGACGTGCTGGAAGTGGACGGTGATTGCTACGGCGACGCCGTCAACCTCGCGTCGCGTCTGAGCGACCTGGCCGGCCCCGGGCAGATCTGGGTCACCGAATCGGTGGTCGAGCAATTGAAGGAAGGCGAGGTGCGGCACCGCAACCTCGGTCCGATCACGATTCGCGGCAAGAACGAGACCCCCATCGTGCACCGTATCGACTGGCAGGAGGAGATGTCGGAATTCCTCACGATGCCGGCCACCCTGGCTCAGACGAACCGGGCCGTGGATTCGTCGTTCGGACAGATCGAATTGTCCTGGCTCGACGTGCGCGCGCTGTTCAGTGCCGCAGACCTGCCGATTCATCTGGGCCGCGTGGACGAAGCGCAGTTCGTGGTGAACGATCCCCGCGTCTCCCGCCTGCACGCCCGCATCGAGGCGCGGCAGGGCAGTTGCGTGCTGGTCGACGTCAGCACCTACGGGACCTGGGTCCGCTTCCACGGCAGCGCCGGTGTCAGCGGCGAAATCGCGTTGCGACGTGACGAGTGCGTGCTGCACGGCAGCGGCGAAATCGGCCTGGGGGCACCGCTGAGCGACTTCAGCGCGCCGACCATCACCTTCAACACGACCGGTGGCGAACTGGTGCTGGGACGGCGCGACGCGCGCTGA